The nucleotide sequence tttaactttCTGATAAAATTTCTGTTGAAAAACTTCATGTgtctacaccgtttttcacaAAGTTCGCTTATAACGTCAACACCGATGAGTCCATCACTTAAAAGCTGTGTGTTACAAAAGGAAAAATAGCAGTTACGGCAATTCATCGAGGGTAACTCTTCTAACGCAGTTCAGCGCACGCTCGAACTACAAAGCAGCGTTTGCGCTAAGCGATTGTTTATGTTTTTCTGTCACGTGGCCGGCATAGTGGGAGGCGTAACAAGTGTTTGTTTACTAGATGTGATAATGTTGATGTATGGTCGGCGTTTTATCATGCCTTTCATTGAACTCAACTACTAAATGGCAGttataaacataaacaataaCGTGGGCATGCGTATGAGGTATATTTTGAGCACACGCTTACGCACAtacaatatgtgcatatatgatATAAGCAAAAGGTGGTCCATATagtggtttctttttaaaaattaaaaatactaacaaaaatcaacttttttcgtAATATTATTAGTCTATTCGAAAgagtgaaaattttcattatttattgggTAGGATTTCATTCATGTGGCTACCTTCGCAGTAGCGCATCCTGTTAACTCAGTTTTCCAAGACCTTGGTGACGGTTTCTGGCTTTATCGCACGAATGGCCTGCTTGCTATTTGCCTTACGGGCCTGAATTGTTAATGGATTGTTCGTATAGCATCGGCCCTCCACGGCACCCTACAAAATACCTAACAGCCAAGACGAGCAAAAGATCTATTGTGCCACGGGTTGTGTGACAAGACGTGACGCCATCCTGCTGAAACCAAAGATCGACCAAGTCCATATtctcaataattttatatacatatgtatatatataattggcgcgtacaccctttgtgggtgtttggccgagctcctcctcctatttgtggtgtgcgtcttgatgttgttccataaatggagggacctacagttttaagccgactccgaacggcagatatttttatgaggagctttttcatggcagaaatacactcggaggtttgccattgcctgccgaggggcgaccgctattagaaaaatgtttttcttttaattttggtgtttcaccgagatttgaacctacgttctctctgtgaattccgaatggtagtcacgcaccaacccattcggctacggcagccgctcaataattttacttttgataattttgggTATACTATATTAAGTTACGGTTTTCTTCATTACTAACATTCGCGCAACAAACGTAGGAgcggaaaaaaaaaatgtaaatggttAAGAAACATGGTTTAATGGCTTAttacaaaattgtaaattaatgtTAAAATGTAAACTgtaatgtatgtaaaaatattaagaacCACGTCTATGATCCATATAAcagtatttttcacattttaaaaacatttaatatatcaaaaattgGTACATAGAGTGATCCCAAGAAATCATTATAGGAATCGTGAACATGTTGTATTTATTGCTCATACTATACTATACACCAACGCTCTCGATTTTGTTCGCACATTTCCAAACAGCTCCGCCGTATGAGCAACGAGTACCCGAACAGCTATTCGATGCCAATTACTCAAGAATTTTCAAGCGTCTACTCGAGTACATCAAGTTTTTTCGAATAATTTGAGCGAtgtttgttttgattatttttttacttttttgttagtactttttttaagtttttcaaattattcatgCACAGACTTACATTGGTGGAAATCTAAAGAAATTCGGACAAATAAAATTgacgattttttttcaactgcAATTAAAGAGTTGGGCAGTACTGCAGAGATTTAAAgggaatattattaatattaatattaatattaatatatataatattatttttgtgtgatCAAAACAAGTTGTGAGTCACAGCGTTccaaaataaaggtaaaaaaagagaaaattcgatacattcTTCAGTACGACTTTATTCTATTTATGAACTCCACAGTACAAAATGCAACAGCAAAACTGTAATTCCAACGATTCTGATCTGGTGATATGAATGTTAATGAGTCACGCTTTTGTAGGCTTATTGATTGCCAATCACTTAGTCACTCGCTCAGGAACTGAAGATTAGTCCGAAAACTAGTTGGAATCATTTTCAAAAGGCTAGTCTCAAGACGAAGCTCAATGCAGGGGTGTCACACAAATCCATGGAAAATAATCTTCTGGGCGATTTTTTCTGAAGCTTTAAATCTTGATCGTTTGGGCAGATCGCCAAGCCTAGATTAACATCCAGAAATGTTATTCTGTATGTTTGGTGAGACTGGAAAGAAATCACGCAGTACACTACTCGTATGAGTAGTTTCCATTGGTTCAAAACACAATTTAGACCTCTATTGTCAACAATTGGTTCGTTGAGGCAGGCGATCGACGAGAAAGAGCCAGAATTgaagaataaatatatatgtataaagagATGgcccagaaacaaaaaaatttacgaaatgaagtatttttggttgtttaatttttaaattttagcggTTTTCAAGGCCcctataaaaatacttaattttttctaaaacattaTAAGGTATTATTTAGGTGTTTAGTGTAGTGTGGGATGCCCTCACATGTTGGATCGTTTTATTCGATTAACGGATTCTCCAGATATTAGACATTTTTGTGATATAGCTCTTTTGCTTTAATCGAAAACTGTTATTTGGCATATTtctcgagaacaaaaaaaaagtatgtggaATTTCAGACTCAGCATCCGATTTTACTTatcattaattaattataaacctGTGTTATTTGTTGATTTAAGGTTTGTAACTATTTTTTAGCTTCCATTTGGAAGCTGTGCGACGCCTCTATGACTTTAATCCCATGTGTTCTAAACCACTGCTTCGCTGTTGTAATATTCTAACCATGCTCTGCCTAGAGGTCAGCTATCAATAAACTCAGGTAACGTGCTTGTTACAATACCCAAATCGTAATTTTTGTTCTCAAACTAAAAAGCATTCTGGATCTCCGTACACAGATAATAGAGCGCAGTGTCCGTAGGCGTTCCATCCCTGTATGCATGTTGGTTTATGTTGATTTTAATGGAGGCCTGATGTTCGTAGATTGATGTCATTGTCTTTTGCGTTGCTCTCAATGCAAAGGAGGTAAGACTAAGCGTtcccccgacagtcggttctacgttactggaaagacccggatttatattcggtcaaggactgtcactccagcagtattttccgtacatttatggggaatgtttatgctgctacaacaacaaaaacatactaATCGGTCTGAAAGACTTTGTCAGTTGccattttttcctaattttggtaTGAAAACCATCTTTTCTACTCTGTTAAGATATAAGTTAGTGAGAGATTATCTCACATTACTCCAATAAGATATTTTAGAAGTAATTCGCTGCCATGCTGTAGCTCCACCGAAGAAACTCTTTCCAGTAATAGGGATTATTTCGAAGAGCCCTCATGGCTCAATACCTCTCCACCCAGAAGCTCAGGTAACACTCATGCTACCCTTGGTCCGTGGCCAAGTCCCGCTCTTTTAACGTTATTTATAATATTccgttatttcaaaatatagtaaattaaaaactgCGTTCAAAAtaggtataatatatatttaagtttcactgcgtatttaaaaactataaaattttgtatacaattAAGAATATGCAAAAAAGAGATATCCAAAACAATAGTTACCCACGAAACTACATagattttacaacttttttagttttaatgaatatttacaatatattttagtaATTAACAATAGTTGTCCCTCTTGAGCAACTAAGAATTTTAAACgtcttatatttttatgtggaaCTACCAAGTGCACTTGTTAAATTCAATATACTCATCAAAGCTCCGACAAGTATTTTTTCCGAAGCATATAGTATGCCGCCTACTGTTGCTGTTATTGGCTGAAAATGCAAAAGTGAATTATCGACCATTTTTTACTGGTATTTGCAATGAAGAGGCACTAAGTTCGAAATTGCACAAATACGTACACCGAGCAGATATAATGTAACTAAGATTACGCGCTGCAGAATCACGATCACAATGGACAATCCCGTTAACATTCCCAGCAATGTTATTAAGGTCAACACCTCAACTAAGCGCACAGCAACCGACATTTTAACCTTTTTGAAACCTAAAATTTATGTGCGTTGCTATTTATAGCTTTTTCcgttaattttacaatttttaagcgTCTTTGTTTgtagattttttgaattttcctttcattatttttaatatatttccctCACAGCAACTTTGATCTTGCTAAACTTTGAGATTTCCGCTTCATTCTTTGTCGAAAAGCTTTTGAGTAGAATTTCATTTATCGAAAAtgttaaatgcaaattcaagAAGTTTGGCCAATATCATTACCTAGAATATAAAATAACGAAAACattggtacatacatatatatatgcatatatgcacaAAATTATAAAGCTAAAATACTTACCAATGTGTCTGCAATGATACTAAATGATTTCATCATAATGGTTGTTATTTCTTCGGGATCATAAAATTGGAGTATTCGGAATACAACCTTGAAGAGCAGAATGAAATATTACATTTAGCTTTCATTTCCAAATACAGGCATGTGTGTATTACTTACAATAGCGGAAGCTATAATAAATAATGGCCAAATAACAGCCATTACTAAGCGTACTGCCCATATTATTGTATACCACGTAATGAGGAATAATCCTATGTAGGCAATGAGGGTACCGTAATCGTTAGGCAAATTCATGTTCTTCGTAAACCATTCATATAGTACACAATGCAGCGGTAAGTcctgtaattaatttaattaatagaaTATGTATTTACTCATTGTTCAAGAAATATGGTAgtgatttgaatttaatttactcACCGTCCAATTGCCTGCTTCAGTTGGTTGGAAAGGGGAATATggcattttttaagaattttgaagaattaaaattttaaatgaaagctGTCATTCAATATTTCTGGGCTAAACTGTTTCCTGTAGATTTTCtgaaagaaatcaaataaaagtttTACATAAGCATTCACAATACGCCTTGTTATCAATATTGCTGGTTGAATTAATTTTGTAGCAAAGCCTTAAATAAGATTTAACTTTATACACATGAGCTTTGAATATTGTTTATACAATTGTATTTAAGATGATTTTGTAAACTTTAACCGCAAAATTTTTATACTATCAGAAATAGTATATTATGAATTAGCTTGTACCTTAAGCTATTCATATATATGATCGCAAAACAATGCAATACGTGTCCGAAGTCAATTGGGCGATTGCTTAGttaataaaaacacattttagcAATCTATATATTGTCTTTCATCGATGCAATTGTATACTCGCATGTACTTcatgtatatacttacatatgtattttgatgCCGGTAGTTATTGTTGTATTCGTGGTTTTAGTATGTTTTGCttcatgtatgtacatttgaagtttccttatttttatttctgaaaatatttttgaagactgaggcagaatgaaaaaaaatgatgtttatTTGGCAAGTCTGGGTACATAATCATCGTACAGATCCAATTTTGTACAATTTACgtgatttaattattattaattaattatttattattcataaatCATGTTCTGTGTACGGAAAACGAATGCCATTGCTACCTGGCGAACTTTGTATTATTACATTATAATAAGTATTGCTTATTggcactatttatttattttatgatgtCAAAGAATGTCAGAGAGAACTATAAACAAACTATGGGGAACATTCTGTTGGTGTTTGTTTTGACATTCCAGTTTTGACAGTTGTCAAAATAAGTGATAAGAAGCTGCCCAACTGTTAAAATTTGCAAGCAATTTAAATAAACGGTTTTGAATAAAACCAATGaagcatttttgaattttttagtatgtatgaaaatactgcggccgccgtagccgaataagtTGATGCGtaactgccattcggaatttgGAATACGTAGatttgaatctccgtgaaactccaaaataaagaaaaagttttttctaatatccgTCGCCCTTCAGCAGGCAAGGGCAAACCACTGGCTGTATttatgtcatgaaaaagctcctcataaaaaaatatctgccttttgcGGTCACCTTAAAACTGTAattgcctccatttgtggaacaatatcaagacgcaccccactaATAGGttgagctctgccaaacacccaaaaagggtgtaagcgccaattatctataaatatatataaacatgcttcatataaatatatatatatatgaaaattctaaattattaatatatagaatttaaattaaaataaatctaaaatgcttcttacaattattttataGCACGAATGTACATATTCATTACTTTTACTCATTTGTTTCAGCACATAtgtatagaaattatttttctcCTGTCCTGTTGAGGGTGAAGATTAGGTTGAGAGGCGAACTGTGCCTCTTATTGCTGATTATCGCTTAAATTAATATTCTCCAGTCCTGTTGAGGGTGAAGATTAGGTTGAGAGGCGAACTGTGCCTCTTATTGCTGATTATCGCTTAAATTAATATTCTCCAGTCCTGTTGAGGGTGAAGATTAGGTTGAGAGGCGAACTGTGCCTCTTATTGCTGGCTTCGGGCTCagacaataaaacaaattatttaacggCCAAGTGCCGGAGTGGATATTTATTTAAGCGACTTATTGGAAGAGCGCTGTATACCAAACTGATTTCTTAATACATAGAATATTTCACTTAAGCTAAGCCAAAACTCGCATCACGCCACAATGTCATGGTCGGCAAGCCGACTCAGCAAAATCTTTGGCGATAACGGAAACTCTTGCAGCAAAACAAAAGTGTCCGGTTACCGTCGCTGACCATTGCAGCTATAGCGCGCTGATACAACttatgtaaatgtgtgtgtgtgtgtgtgtggtataTTTATTGCTAAAAATAGTTCTAGTACTGCATTTCAATCGACGttcaaatttacaaacaattaaatGTCGCAATTGCGAGGGCTGTTTCTTAACTTATGAAGCACGCGGTAGCAAGGGTTGATTATAAACTTATGAAATATCCTATATTAAGTGTTATTTGTTAACTACTCCCCCTTCAAGTATAAGGCCGTCCTCGGCCGACCCAATCCCGGCGACGACTTCTcgtatacgatacactagacagggctagtgtactggggcggcagcccttggtcgggaaaaacccgagtcattccggtaacgtagaaccggctgccatgggaatgataaatagcataacgtggcgacctatgctatcgcttgcatcagaccacttgcccattatcgtctcgattgagagacctgccgacttcgtttccgcgaaccaccggtcctattttaactttaaaaaagctaattgggccggcttcacggaattcaccgaggacaccttcgccgctcttcccatcccctctgatgtgcgcgttggcgaacgcgcattccgcaaggtgctcacagctgctgcggctcgcttcatcccagctggatgctATAAGGGcatccgtcctcatttcccagcagaagcagccagtttagcaaacgagcgtgaccacctacgccaggccgatcccggggatccccgcataagggatctcaatttggagatccggcaactggtaaaccaacacaagcggactaaatgggttgagcacctgaagacttgtaacctcacgtccggagtgagtaagctctggtccaccgttaggtccctgtcgaacccgacgaaacacaacgacaaggtggctatcactttcaacggttgtacttcgtcggacccgaagagatgcgcgagctactttagccggctgtttacactgcatcctccgggcgacagaaccaaacgtcgtgttaccagaaggctgcacaaactgacgaacgacagtgcgccacttactttctccggtgatgaggttcagggggccatcaacaagtcgaaatcatcgaaagccattggccctgacggactgaacgcgctgatgctgaagcatctgggacccctgggagtaggatacctcacaagggtattcaatttgtctctggccactctcatcatccctgacaagtggaaagcagggagaggggtcccactattgaaacctgggaaacccgccaatcaagaggagtcttatcggccgataactctcctttccccagtagtgaagacacttgaagccctcctactcccactctacacgacacacctggccccagccccacatcagcacggattccgacgagtgcacagcaccaccacggcactcaccgccataaacgcccagataaatcgcgggcttaaccaaaaccgcccctgcgagaggactgtcctagtagcgttggacctaaagaaggctttcgatacagtcagccattccacgctactagatgatatttatcagtcgacactcccgccagggctgaagaggtggtccgcgaactacctgagcggtcggcactcgtcagtgatttttcgagatcaaatgtcaaagcagaggaagattaagcaaggcgtaccgcaggatggtgtcctttcacccttgctttttaacttctacatctcgaagctcccccaaccaccagcgggagtttccctgatctcatacgctgacgattgcacgataatggcgtcgggcaatggcatcgatggcctgtgttccaaagtgaacaactacctcaccgacctttctcgctttttcactgcgaggaatctccaactttcccccaccaagtccacggcgacccttttcaccacctggacaaaggaggtcaagctgtcccttaaggtaaaagtcgacgacacaccaataccgactgtgaataaccccaaaattttgggtgtaacctttgacagcttgctctccttctctgcgcatacaaccgcaattgccacttaagtccaaaatcgcaacaaggtcctcaaatcgctggccggcagcacttggggcaaagacaaagaactgttgctttcgacatttaaggcaattggccggccggttctaaactatgctgcgcctgtctggtcgcctggtactagtgattcgcagtggacaaagcttcagacatgtcagaataccgccattcggacagcgaccgggtgcctcctgatgtcacctatacaacaccttcacaacgaggcacaaatgctcccagtcgcggagcacaacaaattgctcagcaagcagttcctgctggggtgttaccgcaggtttcacccctgcagacacctgcttgagcctgagccgcctcccaggcacgtcaggagacacctcttagactacgctgacgaaatccaggacaaaactgaccgaaacctactggaccggacagtattcagacagtcaataaacgacattcaccgggagaccgttaccaccttcatgaactcccgtactgtgaatgccgtaatcggagtccaaccaccacctattgcagatgaagagctccagcttccccgtgagactcgtgtaacattggcacaattacgttctggatattgtagcaggttaaactcctacttatccagaattgaccccgacataccaaacacatgtccggcatgtgaaggtaccccgcacgacactaaccacctcttcacatgcccccttaatcagactcatctaacccccctctccctctggacccatcccgtcgaaacagcatgtttcctgggcctacccctagatgagctagacgaagacgaccgatgatatacctacactgacagggctaactatgctgttaaaacaacaacaacgacttcTCGTAACTGCTTTGCAGACTTCTTTGCACCGATGATTCGACAAAGAGTGAGGCCAATGCAGATTAAAGCACAGCATATGGCTGCAATGATGAATGCCACACGATAAGCTTGATCAGTTCCGGCGCTTTTCTCGAATTGCTGTATCACCTCCAGATTACGTTCATTCAAACGATGAAGGTAAGGGAGGCTGAGGACATCTTGGGTGGCAGTGATGTTCAACAAGGGAGAATTGGCAATACCCGGGACTCTATTGCGTACGTTGTTGTGATTGTAAAACAGAGTCCCGTTAATTGCGACTCGGTCTCCGAACGTGATGAGATGCGTGCCTTGTACCTGGATCTCAGTGCCGTTGTCCACCTGAATCCTTGCGGACCCGTCGTTGAGGATGATAATTCCGTCATCTACATGGGTGATTATTTCCAGGTTGCTCGGCTGGATCTCGCAGTGTGCCGTGCCACCTGCATGGAGCTCTTTGGCACATGAACTTTCCAAAGCCAGACGACAAAATGTGGCTCCAGGTGAAGCGGCGCAACTCTGCAGTGTGTGGGTTTCTCCATCCCATTCGGCTATGACGTTGTCAAACAATCGCACTATGAAGTTCTTGTGGACGACAGGATAAATCGTGATCTTTCTGCAAGCTCTTTTAATCTTGgggaatttattattattattatttatttgttatctataattaaaattacaaaataacttttagcaCAAGCTACCAAGGCTATCGGCTTAGTCATATGGTTATAATACTTATTTCTAAAGGTTTAAATTAAGTGAAACATTTCAATATCTTTAAGAAAGTTAACAATTTGTCTTATATTAGATTCTGAGGGGGTTATAATACTTATTTCTAAAGGTTTATACTTATTTCTAAAGGTGTATGGTGTTAATGGATTGAAGAACTTTTACGGACGCAACGGGCATAAGATCTCCTATGGGAGTGTTGGTGGGTTCCTCTagccaaattgatttcaaatcTGAGAGGTCCAAAATGTTTGGGCTAACAATGTTAGCCTTTGCAAGAGTAATAGCAAGCACCAAATTTTGCAACTCCATCATTAGCATTCTGTTTCTAGACAGTAGTGTTTCAAATAAATGGCTAGTGTCAACTAGTGAGTTTTTGGCTATCTTGAGAATTCTGTTGACAGTGATTGTTAACTGGTTAAGCTGGTCCTGAACTCTAGTGTTTATTTCCATTTGTCTATTATTGgcatttattaacaatttttttgtttttctttttaaggccCACCACCaagaaagttttataaaaactatgCCAAGTGGCTAAAAGTAAGTTGAACAACTATATCTAACTTATACGAGTTTGCCTAGtggcttaaaaaaaaaggtgtaaaaaaaaaaaacaagggagTCACCTTAGGTTGTCCTTGTGGACCACCCTCCCTCTAATGAGGACCTCGGTCCCCAGGTCTGCTTTAACGGCCCTCTCATCACATAAAGGTGTGAGTTTGTTTCCGAGTCGTCGGTTGGACTTGACCAAAACTTTGTCACCAACGTCGAAGACCCTATTCTGCCGATTTGCGTTCTCCCTAGCTCTGAGCATCGTCTGAGCGTTTCTGatcttttcttgtattttttcttgtgGCTCATCTGGGTGCGCCTGAACCACATCAACTGGTCTCTGGTCGATGACCGAATGGATCGACTTATTGTACTCAGTTGTAGCCAGTAAAATGACTTAACTAGATTGTCCTTGCCGGGTTTATAGAAGATACGTGCATTAGACTCGTCAATGCGCGCTTTCCACCTTTTGATCTTCGCATTTGGATTGGATTCCGTAACTGCAAAGGTCAAGGGTTGATGGTCAGTGAAGATATTAATGTCTTTCACCCCATACAAATAGTGCCTTAACTTGGCAAGTGACCTTTGAATTTGAACCTTTATATTCCTGGACTTATGCTTACTGACTGTTCCATTTTCACCCTTCAAAATATTGGAGATGGGTCTTGCTATTACGGCTAAGTCCCTAATGAAACATCTGTAATAACTTGCGAGGCCTAGAAATGATCTGACCTCGAACAGTGTTTTAGGTTCTGGATACTCCTGTATTGCCTTAACCTCTTCAGGATCCGTCGTGGCGCCAGTGCTGGTGACTATGAAACCAAGAAAGTTCacgcttttcttaaaaaatcgtGACTTTTCGACGGAGACCCTCATGTTTGCTTTGTGTAAGCTTTTTAGGACCCAATCCACGTGTTTAATGTAGGAGTCCTCATCTTCTGAAAAGATGATTACGTCATCGACATAAACATAGCAAAATTTGCCAATCTGCTCTCGCAGTATGTCGTCGATGGTTCTTTGGAAGATGTTTGCCTCATTCTTTAATCCAAAGGGGAGCCTTTTGAACTCGTATTTCCCCCCGTTTACAGAGAAAGAGGTTTTTTCTAATGTTGAGAAGAATTTGGCTCTCCCCAAATTCCCCAATATCATTGATATATTTGGCATAGGGTATTTGTCAGGCACGGTTCTTTCGTTAAGTTTACGAAAGTCCATTACCAACCTCATTTTCCTATTGCCCGCTTCATCAGTGCCCTTCTTGTCTACTACCCATATTGGGTTATTGTAGGGAGAGACTGACTTTTGAATTATATCATTTTTTAGACAAGTCCGGCAGAATAAAAAAGGTTGCCTTTAACCCAATTTGTGTCTCGccgtgaatgaaatgaattttgAAGGGGGACTCTACAGAGTGGACGCCTTTTAACCCTTCATGTGGCCGAATGAAATTCTTGGCCGCGCCCGTGTCTATGAGGAATCGCATGTGAGTCCCTGCTATTCTTCGTCTGATGACGGGTAGCAGGGATTTACTCCTAAAAAATTGAGGGCATCAGAGTCATCTTCTTCTATTCGATGTATTGGGATAGATTCCAAAAATGGTTGTTCCCGTTCTACGTCATTATACCGAATTGTAGGAGAATTAAGACGA is from Anastrepha ludens isolate Willacy chromosome 4, idAnaLude1.1, whole genome shotgun sequence and encodes:
- the LOC128862475 gene encoding uncharacterized protein LOC128862475; translation: MSVAVRLVEVLTLITLLGMLTGLSIVIVILQRVILVTLYLLGPITATVGGILYASEKILVGALMSILNLTSALGSST
- the LOC128862474 gene encoding uncharacterized protein LOC128862474, coding for MPYSPFQPTEAGNWTDLPLHCVLYEWFTKNMNLPNDYGTLIAYIGLFLITWYTIIWAVRLVMAVIWPLFIIASAIVVFRILQFYDPEEITTIMMKSFSIIADTLVMILAKLLEFAFNIFDK